A genomic region of Pogona vitticeps strain Pit_001003342236 chromosome Z, PviZW2.1, whole genome shotgun sequence contains the following coding sequences:
- the LOC140702937 gene encoding uncharacterized protein LOC140702937, which produces MECEKSFSERRNMRSHLRTLTGEKPHKCMECGKSFSHSGHLRLHQRTHTGEKPHKCMECGKSFSRSDALRLHQRTHTGEKPHKCMACGKSFSRSDNLTSHQSTHTGEKPHKCMECGKSFSRSDALRLHQRTHTGEKPHKCMACGKSFSRSDNLTSHQSTHTGEKPHKCMECGKSFSQSGALRLHQRTHTGEKPHKCMECGKSFSQSGALRLHQRTHTGEKPHKCMACGKCFSHSGDLTSHQRTHTGEKPHKCMECGKSFSQSGALRLHQRTHTGEKPHKCMACGKCFSHSGDLTSHQRTHTGEKPHKCMECGKGFSHSGKLRLHQSTHTGEKPHKCMECGKSFSRSDALRLHQRTHTGEKPHKCMACGKSFSRSDNLTSHQSTHTGEKPHKCMECGKSFSRSDALRLHQRTHTGEKPHKCMACGKSFSRSDNLTSHQSTHTGEKPHKCMECGKSFSQSGALRLHQRTHTGEKPHKCMECGKSFSQSGALRLHQRTHTGEKPHKCMACGKCFSHSGDLTSHQRTHTGEKPHKCMECGKSFSQSGALRLHQRTHTGEKPHKCMACGKCFSHSGDLTSHQRTHTGEKPHKCMECGKGFSHSGKLRLHQSTHTGEKPHKCMECGKSFSRSDALRLHQRTHTGEKPHKCMACGKSFSRSDNLTSHQSTHTGEKPHKCMECGKSFSRSDALRLHQRTHTGEKPHKCMACGKSFSRSDNLTSHQSTHTGEKPHKCMECGKSFSQSGALRLHQRTHTGEKPHKCMECGKSFSQSGALRLHQRTHTGEKPHKCMACGKCFSHSGDLTSHQRTHTGEKPHKCMECGKSFSQSGALRLHQRTHTGEKPHKCMACGKCFSHSGDLTSHQRTHTGEKPHKCMECGKGFSHSGKLRLHQRTHTGEKPHKCMECGKSFSRSDSFRLHQRTHTGEKPHKCMECGKSFSHSGHLRLHQRTHTGEKPHKCMECGKSFSRSGDLTSHQRTHTGEKPHKCIECGKSFSRSNNLKSHQRTHTGEKPHECIECGKSFSCSGHLRLHQRTHTGEKPYKCMECGKSFSRSDALRLHQRTHTGEKPHKCMACGKSFSRSDNLTSHQSTHTGEKPHKCMECGKSFSQSGALRLHQRTHTGEKPHKCMECGKSFSQSGALRLHQRTHTGEKPHKCMACGKCFSHSGDLTSHQSTHTGEKPHKCMECGKGFSHSGKLRLHQRTHTGEKPHKCIECGKSFSQSGNLRLHQRTHTGEKPHICIECGKSFSQNGHLRSHQKAHSAEKP; this is translated from the coding sequence atggaatgtgagaagagtTTCAGTGAGAGAAGAAATATGCGTTCACATCTAAGGACCctcactggagagaaaccacataaatgcatggaatgtggaaagagctttagtcacagtggtcatcttaggttgcatcaaaggacccacactggggaaaaaccacataaatgcatggaatgtggaaagagttttagtcgcagtgatgctctaaggttacatcaaaggacccacactggggagaaaccacataaatgcatggcatgtggaaagagctttagtcgcagtgataaccttacgtcacatcaaagtacccacactggggagaaaccacataaatgcatggaatgtggaaagagttttagtcgcagtgatgctctaaggttacatcaaaggacccacactggggagaaaccacataaatgcatggcatgtggaaagagctttagtcgcagtgataaccttacgtcacatcaaagtacccacactggggagaaaccacataaatgcatggaatgtggaaagagctttagtcagagtggtgcccttaggttacatcaaaggacccacactggggagaaaccacataaatgcatggaatgtggaaagagctttagtcagagtggtgcccttaggttacatcaaaggacccacactggggagaaaccacataaatgcatggcatgtggaaagtgctttagtcacagtggtgacctcacgtcacatcaaaggacccacactggggagaaaccacataaatgcatggaatgtggaaagagctttagtcagagtggtgcccttaggttacatcaaaggacccacactggggagaaaccacataaatgcatggcatgtggaaagtgctttagtcacagtggtgacctcacgtcacatcaaaggacccacactggggagaaaccacataaatgcatggaatgtggaaagggctttagtcacagtggtaagcttaggttacatcaaagtacccacactggggagaaaccacataaatgcatggaatgtggaaagagttttagtcgcagtgatgctctaaggttacatcaaaggacccacactggggagaaaccacataaatgcatggcatgtggaaagagctttagtcgcagtgataaccttacgtcacatcaaagtacccacactggggagaaaccacataaatgcatggaatgtggaaagagttttagtcgcagtgatgctctaaggttacatcaaaggacccacactggggagaaaccacataaatgcatggcatgtggaaagagctttagtcgcagtgataaccttacgtcacatcaaagtacccacactggggagaaaccacataaatgcatggaatgtggaaagagctttagtcagagtggtgcccttaggttacatcaaaggacccacactggggagaaaccacataaatgcatggaatgtggaaagagctttagtcagagtggtgcccttaggttacatcaaaggacccacactggggagaaaccacataaatgcatggcatgtggaaagtgctttagtcacagtggtgacctcacgtcacatcaaaggacccacactggggagaaaccacataaatgcatggaatgtggaaagagctttagtcagagtggtgcccttaggttacatcaaaggacccacactggggagaaaccacataaatgcatggcatgtggaaagtgctttagtcacagtggtgacctcacgtcacatcaaaggacccacactggggagaaaccacataaatgcatggaatgtggaaagggctttagtcacagtggtaagcttaggttacatcaaagtacccacactggggagaaaccacataaatgcatggaatgtggaaagagttttagtcgcagtgatgctctaaggttacatcaaaggacccacactggggagaaaccacataaatgcatggcatgtggaaagagctttagtcgcagtgataaccttacgtcacatcaaagtacccacactggggagaaaccacataaatgcatggaatgtggaaagagttttagtcgcagtgatgctctaaggttacatcaaaggacccacactggggagaaaccacataaatgcatggcatgtggaaagagctttagtcgcagtgataaccttacgtcacatcaaagtacccacactggggagaaaccacataaatgcatggaatgtggaaagagctttagtcagagtggtgcccttaggttacatcaaaggacccacactggggagaaaccacataaatgcatggaatgtggaaagagctttagtcagagtggtgcccttaggttacatcaaaggacccacactggggagaaaccacataaatgcatggcatgtggaaagtgctttagtcacagtggtgacctcacgtcacatcaaaggacccacactggggagaaaccacataaatgcatggaatgtggaaagagctttagtcagagtggtgcccttaggttacatcaaaggacccacactggggagaaaccacataaatgcatggcatgtggaaagtgctttagtcacagtggtgacctcacgtcacatcaaaggacccacactggggagaaaccacataaatgcatggaatgtggaaagggctttagtcacagtggtaagcttaggttacatcaaaggacccacactggagaaaaaccacataaatgcatggaatgtggaaagagctttagtcgcagtgattcctttaggttacatcaaaggacccacactggggagaaaccacataaatgcatggaatgtggaaagagctttagtcacagtggtcatcttaggttacatcaaaggacccacactggggagaaaccacataaatgcatggaatgtggaaagagctttagtcgcagtggtgaccttacgtcacatcaaagaacccatactggggagaaaccacataaatgcatagaatgtggaaagagctttagtcgcagtaataaccttaagtcacatcaaaggacccacactggggagaaaccacatgaatgcatagaatgtggaaagagctttagttgcagtggtcaccttaggttgcatcaaaggacccacactggggaaaaaccatataaatgcatggaatgtggaaagagttttagtcgcagtgatgctctaaggttacatcaaaggacccacactggggagaaaccacataaatgcatggcatgtggaaagagttttagtcgcagtgataaccttacgtcacatcaaagtacccacactggggagaaaccacataaatgcatggaatgtggaaagagctttagtcagagtggtgcccttaggttacatcaaaggacccacactggggagaaaccacataaatgcatggaatgtggaaagagctttagtcagagtggtgcccttaggttacatcaaaggacccacactggggagaaaccacataaatgcatggcatgtggaaagtgctttagtcacagtggtgacctcaCGTCACATCAAagtacccacactggggagaaaccacataaatgcatggaatgtggaaagggctttagtcacagtggtaagcttaggttacatcaaaggacccacactggagaaaaaccacataaatgcatagaatgtggaaagagctttagtcagagtggtaaccttaggttacatcaaaggacccacactggggagaaaccacatatatgcatagaatgtggaaagagctttagtcagaatggacaccttaggtcacatcaaaaaGCTCACAGTgcggagaaaccatag